Part of the uncultured Desulfobacter sp. genome, CCCGGGCTTTGACGGTGCCGCCTGCGGTGCGGCAACGCTTCATGATTTCAAGACCCTGGCATCCACCCTGGCGGACCTTGAAAATGGCGTATTTATCAATGCCGGCTCAGCTGTTATTCTTCCCGAAGTATTTTTAAAAGCCCTGACCCTGGTCAGGAACCTGGGACATAAGGTGGATAATTTCACCACAGTGAATCTGGATTTCATCCGGCATTACCGACCCATGACCAATGTGGTCAACCGACCGACCCAGGGCAGCGGCAAAGGATACGCCCTTGTCGGGCATCACGAAATATTGATTCCCCTGATTGCTGCAGGCGTGATTGAGTGTCTCTAAAACCACCGGATTAACATGGTGCCGCCAACGATCAACACAATACCGGCAAGGCGAAACCAGTTCACCGGCTGAACCGGCATGCCGAACAGACCAAAATGATCCATGATCACAGCCATGGTCAGTTGTCCCGCCACCACCAGACCAAAGGTCAGGGTCGTGCCCAATCTTGGCGCAAGAACAATGGTGGCGGTTACATAAAAGGCCCCAAGAAGTCCGGCCAGCCATAGACTCCAGTGGACACCGGAGACAGTGCGAACGACTGAAAAGTCCATCCTGCCTGCCAGGGCGTAGGCTAAAAGCCCTGCCGTGCCCACGGCAAATGAAATAAGGGCCGCATAAAAAGGATCGTTCAAGGCTTTGCCGATCTTTGCATTCATTCCGGCCTGAACCGGTCCCAGCATACCGGCAGCAAAGGCAAGCCCCAGCAAAAATAGAAACTTCATTTCACAGACCTCTTAAAATTAAAAGCGCAGTATAGCCTTTTGTTTCAAAGGGGGCCACCGTATTTAAAAAACATGGGCGGCTTCAGCTTGACATTTTGATCCAAGACTGAAACATTATACCCTAAATGTGAATTAATATTGATCAAAAGTAACGTCAAATGAGCTCCTTAGAACAACTGACCAAATCCATATTGAGCGCCCACGAAAAAGATCTGCTGTCCCTGGTCGGCAAAATCCATGGGACACCGGAACTTTCCGGAAACGAAACCCAGGCATCTGCCTGGCAGGTAGATTTGCTCGAGAGCTGGGGATTTTCCGTTGAGACAGAATATAAGGGGCTTGCCACGGCCTTTAAAGCAACAGCAGGCCAAAACGGGCCGCACATCTGTTTCATGGCTGAATATGATGCCCTGCCCGGCATAGGTCACGGATGCGGCCATAATCTCATCGCCGGTGTAGCCCTGGGCGCGGGGGTGGTGCTGAAACATCTTTTATCCCATCACAATTTACCCGGCAGGGTTACGGTGATGGGCACCCCCGCCGAAGAACAGCGCGGCGCCAAGATTGATCTGATCAAGGCCGGCGCTTTAAAGGATGTGGACCTGGTGCTCATGGCCCACCCCTCGCACAAAGCCACAGCCCCCTATGTCGGAGAGTCCGGTATCAGGCAATTCATGATCTCCTTTACGGGAAAAACCGCCCATGCAGCTGATTCACCGGAAAAAGGCATCAACGCCCTGGACGCCCTGCGCCTTTTGTTCAACGGTGTGGACGCCTGGCGCCAGCAGCTCACTGAAACCAGCCGGGTCCATGGGGTAATCCGGGACGGCGGCCAGGCCCCCAACATTATCCCGGAATTTGCCCGGGCCGAGTTCTATTTGCGCGATTTTGACCTTAACTATCTTGATCAGATGCAGGCCCGGTTTGAAAATATTGCCAAGGGCGCTGCGCTGATGACCGATACAAAATTTAAATTATCTCAAAGCCCCAACCCTTATAAACCGGGCATTCCCAATGAACCGCTCAACCAGCTCTTTTTTTCACTTGCCCGGGATGCCGGCATGCAGCCCCAATGGCCTGAACCCGCCCGCAGCTCATCGGATTTTGGAGATGTCACCTATGAAGTACCGGCGATGCACGCCTATTTTAACATCACCGAGGACAATCCCGACATAACCATCCACACCAGGGCGTTTGCCCAGGCAGCAGCCACGGACGTTGCCTTTTCCCAGATGAAAAAAACCGCCCGGATTCTGGCCCAAATGGCCTGGCGATTCATGACGGATCACGACTTCAGAGGCAAAGTCCGGCAGGCGTTCCCCTTTAACAGATAAAAAGCATTCTTTTATCCCGTCCGTTAAAGGCCTTGAAAAACAAGCCCTATATCCTTATATTGGTATGTTATTTCTAATTATAAATTAATAAAAGGGGCGGAAGAATGCCGATTTATGAATATACCTGCAAAGCCTGCGGTAAAAATTTTGAAACCCTGGTAATGGGAAGTGATACGCCGTCATGCCCGGAATGCAGCAGCGAAGACCTTGCACGGATGATGTCAAAATGCGGATTCGTATCCAAATCCACCGGTCCCGGGGGCCAGGTTCAGACAACCACATCAGCCGGCAGCTCTGCCTGTTCCGGCTGCACATCAACAAATTGCGGTACCTGCAGCAGTAACAGCAGCAGTCTTACGATCGGGTAAATATGAAAACAAGTATCTGTATCGGCACCCGGGGCAGTGCGTTAGCCCTGTGGCAGGCCAACCATGTAAAACAAAACATTGAAACCGCATTTCCGGATGTCCATGTTGATATAAACATCATCAAAACCACCGGAGACCGGATAACGGACCGGCCCCTTGCCATGGTGGGGGGCAAAGGCCTTTTTGTAAAAGAAATTGAAGCGGCCCTTTTAGACGGCAGCATTGACCTGGCGGTTCACTCCATGAAGGATATGCCGGGCGAATTGCCCGCCGGGCTGGAAATCGGTGCCATACCCGAGCGGGCCAACCCCTTTGATGTGCTCATCTGCGCCCAGGGTACGCTTCTAAAAGATTATCCCAAAGGTGCGGTCATCGGCACGTCCAGCCTTCGCCGGGGCTCACAGCTGAAACATGTGCGCCCGGATCTTGACATCAAATCCATCCGGGGCAATCTGGATACCCGGTTAAAAAAACTTAAATC contains:
- a CDS encoding zinc ribbon domain-containing protein, giving the protein MPIYEYTCKACGKNFETLVMGSDTPSCPECSSEDLARMMSKCGFVSKSTGPGGQVQTTTSAGSSACSGCTSTNCGTCSSNSSSLTIG
- the hemC gene encoding hydroxymethylbilane synthase, which codes for MKTSICIGTRGSALALWQANHVKQNIETAFPDVHVDINIIKTTGDRITDRPLAMVGGKGLFVKEIEAALLDGSIDLAVHSMKDMPGELPAGLEIGAIPERANPFDVLICAQGTLLKDYPKGAVIGTSSLRRGSQLKHVRPDLDIKSIRGNLDTRLKKLKSGEYDAIVLAAAGLERLGQASEITEYLTETDMVPAVGQGALCIETREDDPDMAEILSALDHESTRTCVTGERAFLKEIEGSCHIPVACFGKHQDGKILFTAVVASEDGESFIKETIESTSEQVVEKGQELANLVLEKGGQRILEALDIP
- a CDS encoding M20 family metallopeptidase — translated: MSSLEQLTKSILSAHEKDLLSLVGKIHGTPELSGNETQASAWQVDLLESWGFSVETEYKGLATAFKATAGQNGPHICFMAEYDALPGIGHGCGHNLIAGVALGAGVVLKHLLSHHNLPGRVTVMGTPAEEQRGAKIDLIKAGALKDVDLVLMAHPSHKATAPYVGESGIRQFMISFTGKTAHAADSPEKGINALDALRLLFNGVDAWRQQLTETSRVHGVIRDGGQAPNIIPEFARAEFYLRDFDLNYLDQMQARFENIAKGAALMTDTKFKLSQSPNPYKPGIPNEPLNQLFFSLARDAGMQPQWPEPARSSSDFGDVTYEVPAMHAYFNITEDNPDITIHTRAFAQAAATDVAFSQMKKTARILAQMAWRFMTDHDFRGKVRQAFPFNR
- a CDS encoding DMT family transporter, giving the protein MKFLFLLGLAFAAGMLGPVQAGMNAKIGKALNDPFYAALISFAVGTAGLLAYALAGRMDFSVVRTVSGVHWSLWLAGLLGAFYVTATIVLAPRLGTTLTFGLVVAGQLTMAVIMDHFGLFGMPVQPVNWFRLAGIVLIVGGTMLIRWF